One genomic window of Candidatus Zymogenaceae bacterium includes the following:
- a CDS encoding DUF3160 domain-containing protein, translating to MKILHISLILCSLALLLLPAGLALALDPGSDGFAEYDKPAVTVPETYRGYTLPIDAADLSNTGSFDLTPAQMEHLKANGFVVKPADWKEFYPLYDQTFYMEEPSFVTTDAALHVYHLLFDKILRDLERERFAPDITALSTALRIDAEKLYNELSGTSMEETAKLVLAYFSVAEKLLDPQTPIPEPVRDIVTKELALIDAHTGLSEGVLFPGQVEDYSQYVPRGHYTKSEDLSRYFRAMMWYGRRCFRLDNSDETKAALLITYLMDTTGVGADPAASVWERVYEPTGFLVGKSDDLSISDYRPIMKEVFGASFSPKDLGDKKKLSAFMEKAETLPPPQINSMWVYIWEDEDEVTKGFRFMGQRFVLDAYIFEQLIFRNVGTLENPRMLPVGLDVMAALGSDEALSILEKTGETAYLNYPEQMEKVKAEIAGLKEDSWTQTIYWAWLYTFLPLLEEKGASYPAFMRNDSWERKDLATAMGSWTELKHDTILYAKQVMAEMGGEEPPVITGWVEPQPEVYARLLALTRMTRTGLDSRALLTENVSDILDRLDSLLVFLLDVSQKELKGIFLERDEYDRIMYIGGTLEWLTLSAADGEGYAGFFEKIDSALVADVATDAGGSVLEEATGRVFEIYVAVPNGNGGLSIARGGVFSYYEFPWPIGDRLTDESWRLMLDEGRQPDRPAWTDTFIK from the coding sequence ATGAAAATACTTCATATAAGTCTGATACTCTGCTCGCTTGCGCTCCTGCTGCTCCCGGCGGGGCTCGCCCTGGCGCTGGACCCTGGGAGCGACGGGTTTGCCGAGTACGATAAGCCGGCGGTGACCGTCCCGGAAACGTACCGGGGCTACACCCTTCCGATCGATGCCGCCGATCTCTCCAACACAGGCAGCTTCGATCTCACCCCCGCCCAGATGGAACACCTGAAGGCCAACGGCTTCGTGGTGAAACCGGCGGACTGGAAAGAGTTCTACCCCCTCTATGACCAGACGTTCTACATGGAAGAGCCTTCCTTCGTCACCACCGACGCGGCGCTCCACGTCTATCACCTCCTGTTCGACAAAATCCTCCGAGACCTGGAGCGTGAGCGGTTCGCGCCGGACATCACGGCCCTCTCCACGGCCCTCAGGATTGATGCGGAAAAACTCTACAACGAGCTTTCCGGCACATCGATGGAGGAGACGGCGAAGCTCGTGCTGGCATACTTTTCCGTGGCGGAAAAGCTCCTGGACCCCCAGACCCCCATTCCCGAACCGGTGAGGGACATCGTCACGAAGGAGCTCGCCCTAATCGACGCCCACACGGGGCTGTCCGAGGGCGTACTCTTCCCGGGCCAGGTCGAGGATTACTCCCAGTACGTCCCCCGAGGCCACTACACCAAGAGCGAGGACCTCTCCCGCTATTTCAGGGCCATGATGTGGTACGGCCGGAGGTGCTTCCGCCTGGACAACAGTGATGAGACGAAGGCCGCCCTGTTGATCACCTATCTGATGGATACGACCGGTGTCGGGGCGGATCCCGCCGCTTCTGTGTGGGAGCGGGTCTATGAGCCCACAGGATTCCTGGTGGGGAAATCGGATGATCTCTCGATTTCGGACTATCGCCCCATCATGAAAGAAGTCTTCGGTGCATCCTTCAGCCCAAAAGACCTGGGAGATAAGAAGAAACTATCCGCGTTCATGGAGAAGGCCGAAACCCTCCCCCCGCCCCAGATCAACTCCATGTGGGTGTACATCTGGGAGGACGAGGATGAGGTCACCAAGGGGTTTCGCTTCATGGGCCAGCGGTTCGTGCTGGACGCCTACATCTTCGAGCAGCTCATCTTCCGCAACGTCGGCACCCTGGAAAACCCGAGGATGCTGCCCGTGGGTCTCGACGTGATGGCGGCCCTGGGATCGGACGAGGCGCTTTCCATCCTGGAAAAGACCGGGGAGACCGCATACCTCAACTATCCCGAGCAGATGGAAAAGGTGAAAGCTGAGATCGCGGGATTGAAAGAGGATTCCTGGACCCAGACCATCTATTGGGCATGGCTCTATACCTTCCTTCCGCTGTTGGAGGAGAAGGGGGCGTCGTATCCCGCATTTATGAGAAATGACAGCTGGGAGCGAAAGGACCTTGCCACCGCCATGGGATCGTGGACGGAGCTCAAGCACGATACGATCCTCTACGCCAAGCAGGTGATGGCGGAGATGGGCGGCGAGGAGCCGCCGGTCATCACCGGCTGGGTGGAGCCCCAGCCGGAGGTCTACGCCCGGCTTTTGGCCCTCACACGGATGACCCGAACGGGCCTCGACTCCCGGGCGCTTCTGACCGAGAACGTCTCGGATATCCTCGATCGTCTCGACAGCCTTCTGGTGTTTCTGCTCGATGTCTCCCAGAAAGAGCTCAAGGGGATTTTCCTGGAACGGGACGAATACGACCGCATCATGTATATCGGCGGCACGCTGGAATGGCTGACGTTATCCGCAGCCGATGGAGAAGGATACGCCGGATTCTTTGAAAAAATCGACTCGGCCCTCGTGGCCGACGTGGCCACCGACGCCGGCGGATCCGTCCTGGAGGAGGCCACCGGCAGGGTGTTCGAGATATATGTGGCGGTGCCCAACGGCAACGGCGGCCTCTCCATCGCCCGGGGCGGGGTTTTCTCCTACTACGAGTTCCCCTGGCCCATCGGCGACCGCCTGACCGACGAGTCCTGGCGGCTGATGCTGGATGAAGGAAGACAACCCGACCGCCCGGCATGGACCGATACGTTCATTAAATAA
- a CDS encoding NAD(+)/NADH kinase, producing MNRIGIIAKRNKPQAGEIISKLIPWLDTYGIEVIVDEETASQMTLPQSVSSGSITSRSDLVIVLGGDGTLLHAARQVGDSSVPILGVNLGGLGFLTNISLPDIYDVLEKVLVGDYRIEERMTLRSELEKDATIPPHVALNDVVINKGALARIITLKVNINQRYMTTYRGDGLIISTPTGSTGYNMSAGGPIIYPTLSAIIITPICPHTLTNRPIVIPGDAVIDIKLVSESSDVFVTLDGQVGFQYPMNRRLTISRGATKILLAEPTHLDYFSVLRSKLRWGGK from the coding sequence ATCAACCGCATCGGGATCATCGCCAAGCGAAACAAGCCCCAGGCCGGAGAGATCATCTCCAAGCTGATCCCCTGGCTGGATACATACGGCATTGAGGTGATCGTGGACGAGGAAACCGCCTCCCAGATGACCCTGCCGCAGTCCGTGTCGTCGGGTAGTATCACGAGCCGGTCCGATCTTGTGATCGTTCTGGGTGGAGACGGCACCCTGCTTCACGCCGCCAGACAGGTGGGGGACAGCAGCGTGCCGATTCTGGGCGTCAACCTGGGCGGTCTCGGTTTCCTGACGAATATCTCTTTGCCGGACATCTACGACGTCCTGGAAAAGGTATTGGTGGGGGACTACCGTATCGAGGAGCGAATGACGCTCCGATCGGAGCTGGAGAAGGACGCCACTATACCGCCCCATGTCGCCCTGAACGACGTGGTTATCAACAAGGGGGCGCTTGCCCGAATCATCACCCTCAAGGTCAACATCAACCAGAGGTACATGACCACCTACCGGGGGGACGGTCTGATCATCTCCACACCCACCGGCTCCACCGGCTACAATATGTCCGCCGGCGGCCCCATCATTTACCCGACGCTCTCGGCCATTATCATCACCCCCATCTGTCCCCACACCCTCACGAACCGGCCGATTGTCATTCCGGGGGACGCGGTCATTGATATCAAGCTCGTCTCGGAAAGCAGCGACGTGTTCGTTACCCTGGACGGGCAGGTGGGGTTTCAATATCCGATGAACAGGAGACTCACCATCAGCCGGGGCGCCACCAAGATACTCCTCGCGGAGCCGACCCATCTCGATTATTTTTCGGTACTGCGCAGCAAACTTCGCTGGGGAGGAAAATAA
- a CDS encoding GNAT family N-acetyltransferase, whose translation MIRKARIEDIPAMRRLIEPYGKSGDMLPVSLSELYDRIRSYFVFDREDDGVVGAAALHVTWGPHGMENNGGTDPPIGSSSALPMTGGLAEIRSLAVNKAHQNIGIAGKLIDACIADAPSLGVNHIFVLTYIPEFFRRFGFTVVDKAVLPHKIWSHCLKCVYFPDCRETAMILDLERE comes from the coding sequence ATGATACGAAAAGCACGCATCGAAGACATACCCGCTATGAGGCGGTTGATAGAGCCCTACGGAAAATCGGGAGACATGCTCCCGGTATCCCTCTCGGAGCTGTATGACAGAATCCGCTCCTATTTCGTGTTCGACCGCGAGGACGACGGCGTTGTGGGCGCCGCGGCGCTTCACGTGACCTGGGGCCCCCACGGTATGGAAAACAACGGCGGCACCGACCCGCCGATCGGTTCATCCAGTGCGCTTCCCATGACCGGGGGCCTGGCGGAGATACGATCCCTGGCGGTAAACAAGGCCCATCAGAATATCGGCATCGCCGGGAAGCTCATAGACGCGTGCATCGCCGACGCCCCGTCTCTGGGGGTTAACCACATCTTCGTGCTCACCTACATCCCGGAGTTCTTTCGCCGGTTCGGGTTTACCGTCGTCGACAAGGCCGTCCTGCCCCACAAAATATGGAGCCACTGCCTCAAGTGCGTCTATTTTCCCGACTGCCGGGAAACCGCCATGATCCTTGACCTCGAGCGGGAATAA
- a CDS encoding glycine zipper 2TM domain-containing protein: MRKNRSMRLFVLLMGAAALLLAGCYSYGGYNNGYYGGNPYNNYGLTPTLSGTLLGGLAGAGLGAVIGNESGHAEEGAGIGALAGSLIGGTIGYAFENQNRRYYDQQYNSEYNNRYYGDPSYNDPYYNDPYYNDPYYNDPNYYPYYGGEYNTNNPPRESSPTYSDNYYKEQNRRVMSP; encoded by the coding sequence ATGAGAAAGAATAGAAGCATGCGCCTGTTTGTTTTATTAATGGGTGCGGCGGCATTGCTCCTTGCCGGGTGTTATTCCTACGGCGGATATAACAACGGCTATTATGGGGGCAACCCGTACAACAATTACGGGCTGACACCGACGCTGAGCGGTACGTTGCTTGGCGGATTGGCGGGAGCGGGTCTGGGTGCGGTCATCGGGAATGAGAGTGGTCATGCGGAGGAAGGTGCGGGCATCGGCGCCCTGGCAGGATCCCTCATCGGCGGGACCATCGGGTATGCATTTGAAAATCAGAATCGAAGATACTACGATCAACAGTACAACTCCGAATATAACAACCGGTATTACGGAGATCCCTCCTACAACGATCCGTATTATAACGACCCCTATTACAATGATCCCTACTACAACGACCCCAACTATTACCCGTATTACGGCGGCGAATACAATACGAACAATCCTCCACGGGAAAGCTCTCCGACCTACTCCGACAACTACTACAAGGAGCAAAACCGTCGGGTTATGTCGCCGTAA
- a CDS encoding PQQ-binding-like beta-propeller repeat protein, with protein sequence MSKHKDKKAVTPFRREEYITPPRVLWRRKVSEGVVNPLAVVDRYVLLELGDHLYAFNAVDGALADDTEFHIRMRNCHLYYSSFSGLDPRDVRGMFMGPQETSALSANHVYDLSDGSRVMQKSGGTAGVPLMTDTRIYYSFVDNAGETSVIAHDLKERHTLWEQRLIGYQAILKFPPATDGELLFIRSYSYLHALSMRDGALVWSTKLTGKEKEEGYRDIVYFSAPVFYDGAVYLFRDEYIIPYHVRTGETNYNSWRRYLGSIGLSAMEAGPSPILKRGRIYTAGALYYISGHLAALGGSDMAGGDGYSRVCAFDLEMKRTIWEVDAGDTSVSHIALGGKYLLAVDYEGKVICFSTVNGAILWGGTLDGGVRVRPVFFFGRVYVATDTGWLYCLAL encoded by the coding sequence ATGAGCAAGCACAAGGATAAAAAGGCCGTCACCCCCTTCCGGCGTGAAGAATATATAACGCCGCCCCGGGTGTTGTGGCGAAGAAAGGTGTCAGAGGGGGTGGTGAACCCGCTGGCGGTGGTGGATCGATATGTCCTGTTGGAATTGGGGGATCATCTGTATGCCTTCAATGCGGTCGACGGCGCCCTGGCGGACGATACTGAATTCCACATCCGTATGCGGAACTGCCATCTCTACTACTCCTCGTTTTCCGGCCTCGATCCCCGGGATGTTCGGGGCATGTTCATGGGGCCACAGGAAACATCGGCGCTTTCGGCCAATCATGTGTACGATCTTTCGGACGGCAGCCGCGTGATGCAAAAGAGTGGTGGGACCGCCGGGGTCCCCCTCATGACCGACACACGGATTTACTACAGCTTTGTCGACAACGCGGGAGAAACCTCGGTCATCGCCCATGATCTAAAGGAGCGTCACACTCTTTGGGAACAGCGATTGATTGGTTACCAGGCGATCTTGAAATTTCCCCCCGCCACCGACGGCGAACTGCTGTTTATCCGATCCTATTCCTATCTTCATGCGTTAAGCATGCGGGACGGGGCGCTGGTCTGGTCCACGAAGCTGACCGGCAAGGAAAAGGAGGAGGGATATCGGGACATCGTCTATTTTTCGGCCCCGGTCTTTTATGACGGCGCCGTCTACCTGTTCCGAGACGAGTACATCATCCCCTATCATGTGAGGACCGGAGAGACGAATTATAATTCCTGGAGACGCTATCTCGGCTCCATCGGGCTTTCGGCCATGGAGGCGGGGCCGTCCCCCATCCTGAAGAGGGGCCGAATCTATACCGCGGGGGCGCTTTATTATATCAGCGGGCACCTGGCGGCCTTGGGCGGATCGGATATGGCGGGCGGAGACGGCTATTCCCGGGTGTGCGCGTTCGATCTGGAGATGAAACGAACGATCTGGGAGGTGGACGCAGGCGATACATCGGTAAGTCATATCGCACTGGGCGGCAAGTATCTGTTGGCGGTGGATTATGAGGGGAAGGTGATCTGTTTTTCCACGGTGAACGGGGCGATACTGTGGGGCGGAACCCTGGACGGCGGAGTGCGGGTGCGTCCGGTCTTTTTTTTCGGCAGGGTCTACGTGGCCACCGATACCGGTTGGCTCTACTGTCTCGCCCTGTAA
- a CDS encoding YfcE family phosphodiesterase, whose product MRVAVISDTHHNTNRANEVLDLIAPFDVLIHAGDGVGDLATLAGAGEFQTVGVTGNEDTGGDYPPETTLDLSGLLCHVTHGHQFDLNPYAPRDIWKKNMDDLAHRGNALGARLIIFGHTHRPHLSERSGVVLLNPGDLYPLAPHSHAGLILIGQESFEVSVTRCDRDDRCEVVLSGSFQIPKEARTK is encoded by the coding sequence GTGCGGGTCGCCGTCATTTCCGATACCCATCACAACACAAATCGAGCGAATGAGGTCCTTGACCTCATCGCCCCCTTTGATGTCCTGATTCATGCGGGCGACGGGGTGGGGGACCTGGCAACGCTTGCCGGAGCCGGGGAGTTTCAAACGGTGGGGGTGACCGGCAACGAGGACACAGGAGGGGACTATCCCCCGGAGACGACCCTGGATCTTTCGGGTCTCTTGTGTCATGTGACCCACGGCCACCAGTTCGATCTGAATCCCTACGCCCCCCGAGATATTTGGAAAAAAAATATGGACGACCTCGCACACCGGGGAAACGCCCTGGGGGCCCGGCTGATCATCTTCGGCCACACCCACCGCCCCCACCTCTCGGAGCGAAGCGGCGTGGTCCTCCTGAACCCGGGCGACCTCTACCCGCTGGCCCCGCACTCCCACGCCGGGCTGATACTGATCGGTCAGGAGAGCTTCGAGGTGTCGGTTACCCGATGCGACCGGGACGACCGATGCGAGGTGGTCCTGAGCGGCTCCTTTCAGATACCAAAAGAAGCCCGAACAAAATGA
- the recN gene encoding DNA repair protein RecN — translation MLVELSIQNFAIIDSLRITFTRGMNILSGETGAGKSIIISAVNLILGDRAQLDLIRTGSDEAVVEAMFHLPKDNPVTELLSRRGIDDQGEELLIKRIISRGGKSRVLINGSMTTLVILSEVGEELINISGQHEHQTLLRPDRHIDIIDSFGNLWPLRRKTGELIRRVRTLTEQMESLRMDEAEKERRIEFLRFQIKEIDDAKLAAGEEEELREERTLLANAEKLFKNADEAHRLLYAMENSASENIAEALSKVRELAELDKNLGALAETLAEALYGIEDAGKELESYASRVSFDPERLDQVQERLRLISSLKKKYAQTPDGTITDILAFAEKAKAELSGIEMSEENIQRLKGEIETVKAEALRHARELGKQRRDVGARFSRMVEEEVSSLGMQGTRFVVNIDTRKAKEGEFSLDGIAANPTGIDRVEFFISPNVGEEPRALARIASGGELSRLLLAMKKTLAQTQVIPTLIFDEVDSGIGGGIAQVVGKKLKQVSSHQQVICITHLPQIASFADTHYSVVKDAARTGADTSRTITRVERLSQDERVMEIARMLGGEIITETTLNHAKEMIETAR, via the coding sequence ATGCTGGTGGAGCTTTCCATACAAAATTTTGCCATCATCGATTCCCTCAGGATCACCTTCACCCGCGGCATGAACATCCTGAGCGGGGAAACCGGCGCCGGCAAATCCATCATCATCAGCGCCGTCAACCTGATATTGGGGGACCGGGCCCAGCTCGATCTGATCCGCACCGGCTCCGACGAGGCGGTGGTGGAGGCGATGTTTCATCTGCCGAAGGACAATCCGGTCACGGAGCTTTTATCCCGGCGGGGCATCGACGACCAGGGTGAGGAGCTGTTGATCAAGCGTATCATCTCCCGGGGAGGAAAGAGCCGGGTACTCATCAACGGGTCGATGACGACCCTCGTGATCCTCTCCGAGGTCGGCGAAGAGCTGATCAACATCTCCGGCCAGCACGAGCACCAAACCCTCCTCAGGCCGGATCGCCACATCGACATCATCGACTCCTTCGGGAATCTGTGGCCCCTCAGGCGAAAGACCGGAGAGCTGATCCGCCGGGTTCGGACGCTGACCGAACAGATGGAATCATTACGGATGGACGAGGCGGAAAAGGAGCGCCGCATCGAGTTCCTGAGGTTTCAGATCAAGGAAATAGACGATGCGAAGCTGGCGGCGGGCGAGGAGGAGGAACTCAGGGAGGAGCGAACGCTCTTGGCCAATGCCGAAAAGCTCTTCAAAAACGCGGACGAGGCCCACCGACTCCTGTATGCCATGGAGAACTCCGCATCCGAAAACATCGCCGAGGCGCTGTCGAAGGTCCGGGAGTTGGCCGAGCTCGATAAAAACCTGGGAGCCCTCGCAGAAACCCTCGCCGAGGCGCTGTACGGCATCGAGGATGCCGGAAAAGAGCTGGAGTCATACGCCTCCCGGGTCTCCTTCGATCCGGAGCGCCTCGACCAGGTGCAGGAGCGGCTGCGCCTGATCTCGTCCTTGAAAAAGAAATATGCACAAACCCCCGACGGCACAATCACGGATATCCTCGCCTTCGCCGAGAAGGCGAAGGCTGAGCTCTCCGGCATCGAGATGAGCGAAGAGAACATCCAAAGGCTGAAAGGGGAGATTGAAACAGTAAAGGCCGAGGCCCTTCGTCACGCCCGGGAGCTGGGAAAACAGAGAAGGGACGTGGGCGCCCGGTTTTCCCGCATGGTCGAAGAGGAGGTATCGTCCCTGGGGATGCAGGGGACCCGTTTCGTGGTGAACATCGACACCAGAAAAGCGAAGGAGGGGGAGTTTTCCCTGGACGGCATCGCCGCGAACCCCACAGGGATAGATCGCGTCGAGTTTTTCATCTCTCCCAACGTCGGGGAGGAGCCGAGGGCGCTCGCCCGCATCGCCTCGGGTGGAGAGCTCTCCCGTCTGCTTCTGGCAATGAAGAAAACCCTCGCCCAGACCCAGGTCATCCCCACCCTCATCTTCGACGAGGTGGATTCGGGCATCGGCGGCGGCATCGCCCAGGTGGTGGGTAAAAAACTGAAACAGGTCAGCAGCCACCAGCAGGTCATCTGCATTACGCACCTTCCCCAGATCGCCAGTTTCGCCGATACCCACTACTCCGTGGTCAAGGACGCCGCCAGGACCGGGGCGGATACGTCGCGAACCATCACACGGGTGGAGCGGCTCTCCCAGGATGAGCGGGTCATGGAGATCGCCCGGATGCTCGGGGGTGAGATCATCACGGAAACCACCCTGAATCATGCCAAGGAAATGATCGAGACGGCGAGATGA
- a CDS encoding OmpA family protein, translating to MKRIYKKKGKGVIVFLALSLALVFGLVSCTSSGGVSPTVAGALIGAGVGAGLGAVIGNESGHAGEGAAIGAVSGALVGGAIGYAFERQEQQFNDMGYETSHSGNRMTAYFPNDVLFAYDSAELLPGAYSELQRVAGIINSDPSVSVIIEGHTDSDGTREYNQMLSEKRANAVRNALISYGVDPRRITAYGYGEDRPIVPNDSAHNKQTNRRVELIMVGSS from the coding sequence ATGAAACGTATATACAAAAAGAAGGGCAAGGGGGTAATCGTATTCCTTGCCCTGTCCCTCGCCCTCGTGTTCGGTTTGGTAAGCTGCACCTCGTCCGGCGGAGTTTCTCCCACAGTCGCGGGGGCGCTCATCGGCGCCGGCGTGGGAGCGGGCCTGGGGGCGGTTATCGGGAATGAGTCCGGCCATGCCGGAGAGGGGGCCGCCATCGGTGCCGTGAGTGGCGCGCTGGTGGGGGGCGCCATCGGCTACGCCTTCGAGCGGCAGGAACAGCAGTTCAATGACATGGGCTACGAGACGTCCCACTCCGGAAACCGAATGACGGCCTATTTCCCCAACGATGTATTGTTTGCATACGACAGCGCGGAGCTTCTGCCCGGCGCGTATTCGGAACTCCAGCGGGTTGCGGGCATCATCAACAGCGATCCGTCGGTTTCGGTCATCATCGAGGGACATACCGACAGCGACGGTACCCGGGAGTACAACCAGATGCTGTCCGAAAAGCGGGCGAACGCGGTCAGAAACGCACTGATATCCTACGGCGTCGATCCCCGCAGGATTACGGCCTACGGATACGGTGAGGACCGACCTATTGTTCCCAACGACTCGGCGCATAACAAGCAAACGAATCGTCGAGTGGAGTTGATCATGGTAGGGTCGTCATAA